A genomic region of Stenotrophomonas sp. NA06056 contains the following coding sequences:
- the recA gene encoding recombinase RecA, whose product MDENKKRALAAALGQIEKQFGKGSVMRMGDRVVEPVEAIPTGSLMLDIALGIGGLPKGRVVEIYGPESSGKTTLTLQAIAECQKLGGTAAFIDAEHALDPIYAGKLGVNVDDLLLSQPDTGEQALEIADMLVRSGSVDILVVDSVAALTPKAEIEGEMGDQLPGLQARLMSQALRKLTGNIKRSNTLVVFINQLRMKIGVMMPGQSPEVTTGGNALKFYASVRLDIRRIGAIKKGDEIIGNQTKIKVVKNKLAPPFKQVITEILYGEGISREGELIDMGVEAKLVEKAGAWYSYGEERIGQGKDNARGYLRDNPQVAAKLEAELREKFQPTEAVREEGDDEGDDE is encoded by the coding sequence ATGGACGAGAACAAGAAGCGCGCCCTCGCTGCAGCTCTGGGCCAGATCGAAAAGCAGTTCGGCAAGGGCTCGGTGATGCGCATGGGCGACCGTGTGGTCGAGCCCGTCGAGGCGATTCCGACCGGTTCTCTGATGCTGGATATCGCATTGGGCATTGGTGGCCTGCCCAAGGGCCGCGTCGTGGAAATCTACGGCCCGGAATCCTCCGGCAAGACCACGTTGACCCTGCAGGCCATCGCCGAGTGCCAGAAGCTGGGCGGTACGGCTGCCTTTATCGATGCCGAGCACGCGCTGGACCCGATCTACGCAGGCAAGCTGGGCGTCAATGTCGACGACCTGCTGCTCTCGCAGCCGGATACCGGTGAGCAGGCGCTTGAAATCGCCGACATGCTGGTCCGCTCCGGTTCGGTGGACATCCTGGTGGTCGACTCGGTCGCCGCGTTGACCCCGAAGGCCGAAATCGAAGGCGAGATGGGCGACCAGCTGCCGGGCCTGCAGGCACGTCTGATGAGCCAGGCGCTGCGCAAGCTGACCGGCAACATCAAGCGTTCGAACACCCTGGTGGTGTTCATCAACCAGTTGCGCATGAAGATCGGCGTGATGATGCCGGGCCAGAGCCCGGAAGTGACCACCGGCGGCAACGCGCTGAAGTTCTATGCCTCGGTGCGCCTGGACATCCGCCGCATCGGCGCGATCAAGAAGGGCGACGAGATCATCGGCAACCAGACCAAGATCAAGGTCGTCAAGAACAAGCTGGCGCCGCCGTTCAAGCAGGTCATCACCGAGATCCTGTACGGCGAAGGCATCAGCCGCGAAGGCGAACTGATCGATATGGGCGTGGAGGCCAAGCTGGTCGAGAAGGCCGGTGCCTGGTACAGCTACGGTGAAGAGCGCATCGGCCAGGGCAAGGACAACGCCCGCGGCTATCTGCGCGACAACCCGCAGGTTGCCGCCAAGCTTGAGGCTGAGCTGCGCGAAAAGTTCCAGCCGACCGAAGCCGTCCGTGAGGAAGGCGACGACGAAGGCGACGACGAGTAA
- the lexA gene encoding transcriptional repressor LexA — protein sequence MDLTDTQQAILQLIAERIESEGAPPSQTEIARAFGFKGVRAAQYHLEALEQAGAIRRVPGQARGIRLVQAPPVEKLAEPDLPDSVLRLPILGRVAAGLPIGADIGSDDFVVLDRVFFSPAPDYLLKVQGDSMIDEGIFDGDLIGVHRTRDAHSGQIVVARIDDEITVKLLKIAKDRIRLLPRNPDYKPIDVLPDQDFSIEGLYCGLLRPNR from the coding sequence ATGGACCTGACCGACACCCAGCAGGCGATCCTGCAGTTGATCGCCGAGCGTATCGAGAGCGAAGGCGCACCGCCGTCGCAGACTGAAATCGCACGCGCCTTCGGCTTCAAGGGGGTGCGCGCGGCGCAGTACCACCTGGAGGCGCTGGAGCAGGCCGGGGCGATCCGTCGCGTACCGGGCCAGGCGCGAGGCATCCGCCTGGTGCAGGCGCCGCCGGTAGAGAAGCTTGCCGAGCCTGACCTGCCCGACAGCGTCCTGCGCCTGCCGATCCTGGGGCGGGTCGCTGCAGGTCTGCCGATCGGCGCCGACATCGGCTCGGATGATTTCGTGGTGCTGGATCGGGTGTTCTTCTCGCCCGCACCGGACTACCTGCTGAAGGTGCAGGGCGACTCGATGATCGACGAAGGCATCTTCGATGGCGACCTGATCGGCGTGCACCGCACCCGCGACGCTCATTCCGGGCAGATCGTGGTGGCACGCATTGATGACGAGATCACCGTCAAGCTGTTGAAGATCGCCAAGGACCGGATCCGCCTGCTGCCCCGCAATCCCGATTACAAGCCGATTGACGTGCTTCCCGACCAGGACTTCTCGATCGAGGGCCTGTACTGCGGGCTGCTGCGACCAAACCGCTGA
- the ubiB gene encoding 2-polyprenylphenol 6-hydroxylase produces MWETLGTVRDLGRLQEIAAVLIRYGFGDVVRRIGLATVLERTGRLLHWNEERQEMLRMTAPVRVRSALQDLGPTFVKLGQVLATRVDLLPPDWIAELSELQNAVPALPYEKIREQLEADLGASPAQVFAFLDETPMAAASLAQAHRARLHDGREVVLKVRRPGIRDVVEADLRLLARLAEIVEARLPDLRRYRPAEVVQQFTVSLRRELDFAGECRNAERIARNFEGRNDILIPAVHWQWTCESLNVQDFVDGIAGRDLAGVDAAGLDRRELARRGADIVLKMVLEDGSFHADPHPGNIIYLRDGRIGVIDFGMVGALSEIRRFQVAQLLHGLVEQDPQGVADVLLDWAGGVEVDENRLQHDISLFVDQYRGVPLKDLRIGLMLGDITQLLRSYNLTLPADLALMIKAFLTLEGMGRQLDPDFDMASAARPFLERVVLQRYAPRALLKRGRRSLLGMIDFAGELPRDLRKLVQAARRGRLQLKVETSALQGFGDQVNRAANRMVMGIVTAALIIGSSIVMHSVGGVSSRWLLALGVCGFIGAGFCGVWILFSIWRSGKHT; encoded by the coding sequence ATGTGGGAGACGCTGGGCACCGTCCGTGACCTTGGCCGGCTGCAGGAGATCGCCGCCGTCCTGATCCGCTACGGCTTCGGCGACGTCGTGCGGCGCATCGGCTTGGCGACCGTGCTGGAACGTACCGGTCGCCTGCTGCACTGGAACGAGGAACGGCAGGAGATGCTGCGGATGACTGCGCCGGTGCGCGTGCGCAGCGCCCTGCAGGATCTCGGGCCGACGTTCGTGAAGCTGGGCCAGGTGCTGGCCACGCGCGTGGACCTGTTGCCGCCGGACTGGATTGCTGAACTCTCCGAGTTGCAGAACGCGGTACCTGCGTTGCCCTACGAGAAGATCCGCGAACAGCTGGAGGCCGATCTTGGTGCTTCGCCGGCGCAGGTGTTCGCCTTCCTTGATGAAACGCCGATGGCCGCTGCTTCGCTGGCCCAGGCCCATCGCGCGCGATTGCATGATGGGCGCGAAGTGGTGCTGAAGGTGCGGCGTCCCGGTATCCGTGACGTGGTTGAGGCCGATCTGCGATTGCTGGCCCGGCTGGCCGAGATCGTTGAGGCACGCCTTCCGGATCTGCGCCGCTACCGGCCCGCCGAGGTGGTGCAGCAGTTCACGGTGTCGCTGCGGCGCGAGCTGGATTTTGCCGGGGAGTGCCGCAATGCCGAGCGCATCGCACGCAACTTCGAGGGGCGGAACGACATCCTGATTCCGGCGGTGCACTGGCAATGGACCTGCGAAAGCCTGAACGTGCAGGACTTCGTCGACGGCATTGCCGGTCGTGATCTTGCCGGTGTTGACGCGGCAGGCCTCGACCGCCGCGAACTGGCCCGGCGTGGCGCCGACATCGTATTGAAGATGGTGCTGGAGGACGGCAGCTTCCACGCCGATCCACACCCGGGCAACATCATCTACCTGCGCGACGGCCGCATCGGCGTGATCGATTTCGGCATGGTTGGCGCCTTGTCGGAGATACGCCGCTTCCAGGTCGCACAGCTGCTGCATGGTCTGGTGGAACAGGACCCGCAGGGCGTGGCCGATGTGCTGCTGGACTGGGCGGGCGGGGTGGAGGTGGACGAGAACCGGTTGCAGCATGACATCAGCCTGTTCGTCGACCAGTACCGTGGCGTGCCACTGAAAGACCTGCGCATCGGCCTGATGCTGGGCGACATCACCCAGTTGCTGCGCAGCTACAACCTGACCTTGCCGGCGGATCTGGCGCTGATGATCAAGGCCTTCCTGACACTGGAGGGCATGGGCCGCCAGCTTGACCCGGATTTCGATATGGCCAGCGCGGCACGCCCGTTCCTGGAACGGGTCGTGCTGCAGCGCTATGCGCCGCGGGCGCTGCTGAAACGGGGCCGACGCAGCTTGCTCGGCATGATCGACTTTGCCGGTGAACTGCCTCGGGATCTGCGCAAGCTGGTCCAGGCTGCGCGCCGTGGCCGCCTGCAGCTGAAGGTCGAGACCAGCGCGCTGCAGGGCTTCGGCGACCAGGTCAATCGTGCAGCGAACCGGATGGTGATGGGGATCGTCACCGCGGCCTTGATCATCGGCTCGTCGATTGTCATGCACAGCGTAGGGGGCGTCTCCAGCCGCTGGTTGCTGGCGCTGGGCGTGTGCGGCTTCATCGGCGCAGGGTTCTGCGGGGTGTGGATCCTGTTCTCGATCTGGAGAAGCGGCAAGCACACGTAG
- a CDS encoding nicotinamide-nucleotide amidohydrolase family protein, whose product MSIPTDAELNAQAAALGQRLQQASLQLVTAESCSGGWIAKCMTDIAGSSAFFDCGMVVYSYEAKQRLLGVRAQTLEQFGAVSRETVLEMVSGALVNSGAGIAVAVTGIAGPGGGSPDKPVGCVWIGWKRRGGYARAELFQFDGEREAIRRQTVAAALHGIDAQL is encoded by the coding sequence ATGTCCATCCCCACCGACGCCGAACTCAACGCCCAGGCCGCTGCGCTGGGCCAGCGACTGCAGCAGGCCTCGCTGCAGCTGGTGACTGCTGAAAGCTGCAGTGGTGGCTGGATCGCCAAGTGCATGACCGACATCGCCGGTTCCTCGGCGTTCTTCGACTGCGGCATGGTGGTTTACAGCTACGAAGCCAAGCAGCGGCTGCTGGGTGTGCGCGCGCAGACATTGGAACAGTTCGGTGCGGTCAGCCGCGAAACGGTGCTGGAAATGGTGTCCGGGGCGCTGGTCAATTCCGGCGCCGGCATCGCGGTGGCGGTGACCGGAATCGCAGGGCCGGGTGGTGGCAGTCCGGACAAGCCGGTCGGCTGTGTCTGGATCGGCTGGAAGCGCCGCGGCGGCTATGCCCGTGCCGAGCTGTTCCAGTTCGACGGTGAACGTGAAGCCATCCGCCGGCAGACCGTAGCGGCGGCATTGCACGGTATCGACGCCCAGCTGTGA
- the hflX gene encoding ribosome rescue GTPase HflX: protein MFDRSKKGEHALLIQPHFGKLEDDVLEEFGDLARSAGASIAVTITARLDRPNPSTLLGSGKLDEIKAAADATGADLVLVNHALSPGQERNLERFLERRVIDRTGLILDIFAQRARSHEGKLQVELAQLRHMATRLVRGWTHLERQRGGSIGLRGPGETQLETDRRLLQKRVEQLQKRLEKVEVQRTQMRRARVRSELPRVALVGYTNAGKSTLFNAMTGAEAYAADQLFATLDPTVRRIAVPGGNVVLADTVGFVRDLPHDLVAAFRSTLSEAREADFLLHLVDAADPHREERIAQVDEVLTAVGAGDLPQLLVFNKIDRIEGADVRHDGQDGVPDESRRERVWISARDGQGIELLQAVLGKRLGLQHVTGELRLPPSAGRLRARLHQLEVIRSEQADEEGWLLQVDLPIAEAEKLAASADGEPIRALLPEKLPEW, encoded by the coding sequence ATGTTTGACCGCTCGAAAAAGGGCGAACACGCCCTGTTGATCCAGCCGCATTTCGGCAAGCTGGAAGACGATGTGCTGGAAGAATTCGGTGATCTGGCCCGCTCGGCTGGGGCCAGCATCGCGGTGACCATCACTGCGCGCCTGGATCGCCCGAACCCGTCGACCCTGCTCGGCAGCGGCAAGCTGGATGAGATCAAGGCCGCTGCCGATGCCACCGGAGCCGACCTGGTCCTGGTCAACCATGCGTTGAGCCCGGGCCAGGAGCGCAATCTGGAGCGTTTCCTGGAGCGCCGGGTGATCGACCGTACCGGCCTGATCCTGGACATCTTCGCCCAGCGTGCACGCAGTCATGAAGGCAAACTGCAGGTCGAGCTGGCCCAGCTGCGCCATATGGCGACACGGCTGGTGCGCGGCTGGACCCATCTGGAGCGCCAGCGTGGTGGTTCGATCGGTCTGCGCGGACCGGGTGAAACCCAGCTGGAAACCGACCGTCGCCTGCTGCAGAAGCGGGTTGAACAGCTGCAGAAGCGGCTGGAAAAGGTCGAAGTACAGCGCACCCAGATGCGCCGTGCGCGCGTGCGCAGCGAATTGCCGCGCGTGGCCCTGGTGGGCTACACCAATGCCGGCAAATCGACATTGTTCAATGCGATGACTGGCGCCGAGGCCTATGCGGCTGACCAGTTGTTCGCCACCCTGGATCCGACCGTACGCCGCATTGCAGTGCCCGGTGGCAACGTCGTGCTGGCCGATACGGTGGGTTTCGTGCGCGACCTGCCGCATGACCTGGTGGCGGCCTTCCGCTCGACCCTGTCTGAAGCGCGCGAGGCGGATTTCCTGCTGCACCTTGTCGATGCCGCCGATCCGCACCGCGAGGAGCGCATCGCCCAGGTTGATGAGGTGCTGACCGCCGTCGGTGCCGGCGACCTGCCGCAGCTGCTGGTGTTCAACAAGATCGACCGTATCGAGGGCGCCGACGTGCGCCACGATGGCCAGGACGGCGTGCCGGATGAATCGCGGCGTGAGCGGGTGTGGATTTCCGCCCGCGACGGGCAGGGCATCGAGCTGTTGCAGGCCGTGCTCGGCAAGCGCCTGGGGCTGCAGCACGTAACCGGCGAGTTGCGCCTGCCCCCCAGTGCCGGCCGACTGCGCGCGCGCCTGCACCAGCTGGAAGTGATCCGCAGCGAGCAGGCCGATGAAGAAGGCTGGCTGCTGCAGGTCGATCTTCCCATCGCCGAGGCCGAGAAGCTGGCCGCCAGCGCTGATGGCGAACCGATCCGGGCCCTGCTGCCGGAGAAGCTGCCCGAATGGTGA
- the hfq gene encoding RNA chaperone Hfq, with product MSKGQSLQDPFLNALRRERVPVSVYLVNGIKLQGTIESFDQFVVLLRNTVSQMVYKHAISTVVPARNVKVGPGGGYVQSGEDGQAGDEADE from the coding sequence ATGTCCAAGGGGCAATCGCTGCAGGATCCTTTCTTGAATGCACTGCGGCGCGAACGCGTGCCGGTTTCGGTGTACCTGGTCAACGGCATCAAGCTGCAGGGCACGATCGAATCGTTCGATCAGTTCGTGGTCCTGCTGCGCAACACCGTCAGCCAGATGGTCTACAAGCACGCCATTTCCACCGTGGTGCCGGCGCGCAACGTCAAGGTCGGCCCGGGTGGTGGGTACGTGCAGTCAGGTGAAGATGGTCAGGCGGGTGATGAAGCAGACGAATGA